The DNA window ATCAACCATTTATATTTCAGTTTAGAGAGGATTCAATGAGAACATTTGTGGTAGTGCCGGCCTACAACGAAGAAAAAACCATTGAAAAGGTTTTACACGATCTTTCAATAATGGGTTTTGAATTTGTTGTGGTGGATGATGGTTCAATGGATGGAACCAACAACATAGTAAAAAAATTTATTGAAGAAAATAATCATGGATTCATTTGTAGACATCTTCTAAACAGAGGATTGGGTGCAGCAATCAAAACAGGCATAGAAGCATCTCTTGAAGAGAATGCAGATGTTATAGTAACATTTGATGCTGATGGACAGCATGATCCCAATGATATCTACACCGTTATAAATCCGATCATCCATCAAGAGGCAGATGTCTGTATTGGAACCAGAGATTTTGATGACATGCCCAGAAGTAAAAAATATGGAAATTCCGTAATGAACCTCATCACAATGATATTCTACGGTATAAAAGTTGGGGACTCCCAATCAGGATTAAGGGCATTTAACAAGAAGGCTGCAAAAGCCATTATCATTAATTCCAGGGATTATGGAGTTTCCTCTGAAATCATAGGCGAAATTAAAAGGCAAAACCTAGAGCTTAAGGAAGTACCAATGAAAACTATTTACACAGACTACACCATGAAGAAGGGTACCAACCTGTTTGAGGGTTTGAAAATACTTTCAAAGCTCATTTTCAAACTGTTTAAATAAAAAATTATAACTTTCAAATTCAAATTAACAAATCACATCTTTTATAGAAAAAAAATTTAGGATTAAACACTAATAAATCAAATGAAAGCACGGAATTTAATATAAAAAATTTTTTGGGACAAAAACAATGTTGATGATATACCAAGTAATAGCAATTATCCTGGGAATTTTGGCGATAGTACTCAGCATATTACGATTCAGAGACGGTAAAATGTCTCTTGGAATGATGTTTGTTTGGATACTCATATGGTTGGGAGTCATCTTTATAGCCATTGATCCAAACTCAACCAACTTCCTTGCTGTTTACACGGGAATAGGAAGAGGTTTGGACTTTGTTCTTATAATTGGACTGCTTCTATGTTTCTACCTGATCTTCAAGATGTACAACAAAATAGAAACAGTAGAGGAAGAACTCACTGATCTGGTACGTGAACTTGCACTGGCAAGGAAGATGGGAGAAGATACCAAAAAACAGGACAAAACAAAATCTTCTTCGGATCAAATATAACTATATCTTCTAAAAAAGCCACGGGAAGTTGATATCCTTTAATTTTTACCCTTAAAATAGTTAAATTTAATTAAATTGACTCTGGACGCGATTAAATGAGAATCGGATATTTTGTGGGACATTTCCCATACCCAAACTTAGTAAACACTCCGGATTATATAAATAAATATGCACATGGTGGCACTGAAATTGCGGCCTACAACTTGGCAGTTAACATGGCTAACAGAGGTAACATGGTTGATGTTTTTACAACATCCATAGATTCTAAAAACAGTATAGAACTCTACCCAAACATGAAGGTTCATCGCCATGGCACCAGTTTAAAAATAGCTAGTGCCAACCCTTCCATCAAACTTATATACAACCCATTAAATTATGATATGGACATTGTACATGCACATTCGCCCATACCCTACTCTGATCTTCCAGCACTCCTCTATGCAAAACGTAAAAAGCTTCCATTTGTTTTGACATACCAGTTTGATGGTGTTGAAACTGGTGGAAGTTTCGCAAGAAATGCGGGGGTTTCACTCTACAACAAACTGTTCATACACAGGGTTCTCAAATCTGCAGATACTATAATCGCAACTACCAAGTCATATGCAAAAGAATCTCCATTTCTAAGGAGATATCTCGATAAAATCGTTGTTATACCCAATGGAATTAATATTGAAGAGGTCACAACCCCAGTAACAAGGGAAAAATCTAGGGAAATTTTGGGCCTTCCCCAAGATTCAGAAATCATACTATTTTTCGGAAGCCTAGTTGAGTACAAAGGACCAGACATCCTTTTAAAAGCATTTAAATTAGTTAAAAATGTTTTTCCAACTGCAAAACTAATATTTGCTGGACGTGGACACATGGATAACGAGCTTAAGGAAACTGCTAAACAGATGAAAATTTATGATGATGTTATATTCACAGGATTTGTGGAAGATGATGAAAAACCACTCTACTACAAGGCAGCGGACATATTTTGTTTACCATCTACAACCCTTGCAGAATCATTTGGAATAGTTAACCTTGAAGCAATGGCTGCAGGATTACCTATAGTATCGTCAGATCTAGGGGGAATTCCAGACATAGTTAAAAACGGTGTTAACGGACTTTTAGCCAAACCCTACGATTTTGAAACTGTTGCCAAACACCTCACAAAACTACTTAAAAATGGAGAAATGAGGGAAGAAATGGGACAAAATGGATTGAAAATGGTAAATAATTACACTTGGGATGAAGTAACAACAAAAACAGAAAAACTTTACAATAAACTCATTGAAAATCATTAAAATCCATTTATAACAAAAAATATAACTGTCAAACCATTTAAAATGGATGGCCTTCATGATAATATTTATTAAAATTCTAAACTAACTGGAGACAAAGTTTTTATGCTGGAAATAGATTACATCAACGGTCCAAAATCAGATAAAATGTTTGGAATGTACAAGTATCAGATGGAAATAAGAAAAAGACTTGATGTAATTTTAAATGTCATAGAATATGAATCCATAATGCAAAACCTTGAAAAACGATTAACACCCCCAAACAACACAGATGCTAAAGCCCAAAAAAAATCCGATGAAAACTCAAAGGACTCAGGGATCAAAAATTTTCTTTTTAACCAGGCAAGAAAATCAGTACAAGAAATTGACAGATACAGGTACAGATTAATAGTCAAAAACAGCATCCATCAAGATAATATCAAACATTTAACCAACCAAGAACTTGCATACCTCTTAAATCACATGGATCTTGATAAAACCGTTGTTACATGTTACGATCTAATTCCATGGGTTTATGAGAATGATCATGGTAAGTACTGGAAGAATATTATGACAGGGTTAAGAAAATCAGACCGTATCATAACCATATCAGAATTTTCAAAGATGGAGATAATGAAAGAACTAAACTATCCAGAAGAAAGGATAGAAATAGTTAGTGTTGCTGTTGATCATAAAGTTTACCATCCAAAAAGGGATAAAACCATATTAAAACGATTTAATATTCCGGAAAACCAAAAAACCATTCTCTACGTAGGATCAGAAACTCCTAGAATGAACTTAGATTTTCTTTTAAAATCGCTGTCCAAACTCAAAAAAACATATCCTGATTTTAAATTGATTAAAGTTGGAGATCCACAAAGCTTTGGTGCCAGGGAACATTTTTTAAATACAATTAAAGCAACTGGACTGGAAAAAAACGTGATATTCACGGGTTACGTGGCTGAAGAAGAACTTCCCAAATGGTACAATGCAGCGGATCTGCTGGTTTATCCTTGTTTATATGCAGGATTTGGAGTGCCTCCACTTGAGGCAATGGCATGTGGAACTCCTGTCATAACATCGAACACAAGTTCTCTTCCCGAGGTTGTGGGAAATGCTGGAGTAATGGTTGATCCAAACGATACAGATGCAATGTCAAAATCAATGTTCGAAGTTTTAACCAACGAATCCAGAAAAGAAGAACTGGTTCAAAGGGGTTTGAAACGATCAAAATTGTTCCAATGGGATGAAAGCGCTAATACAACAGGGGAAATTTATAGGGAATTAGATCAGTAAGGGATTGTATGTTCAGGAAACAAATTAATTAGTGGTGCTCTATGGAAATCGATTATATTAATGGTGTTGAATCTTCGAAGATATTTGGTAGATCCAAGTATCAAATGGAGATATTTGGGAGAATCAATGATGTAAATCTTAACATCATTGAATACAAACCTTTAGCAGATATCTTGAAAAAAAGGCTGAATATGACCCCTGAAAGATCAGGTGCAGTAACTGACAATTTTCAAGGAGGAGAACCTGGAAGAGTTTCCAGTTTCCTCTTTAAAACAGCTTTTCGGATGATGGACCGAATGGATCAGTACAGGTACATTCATGAAATTAAGGGGAAGTTAAAGGAAGAAAATATCAAACATATAACAACCCAAGAACTTGCATACGTCTTAAAATCACTGGAAAATTATAAGACAGTGTTAACATGTTTTGATCTTATTCCATGGGTCTATGATAATGACAGATCATATATTTGGAAGGAAAATATGAAGTGGATGCCCACAGCAGACCGTATCATAACCATATCAGAATTTTCAAAGAATGAAATTCTCAAATATTTGGATTATCCCGAAGAAAAAATCGACATAGTATACCCTGCAGTTGATCACAGGCTTTACCAGCCCATTAAAAGTAAGGAAATCTTAAAACAATTCAATATTTCAGACAGAGACAAGGTAGTGCTTTACGTAGGTTCAGAAACACCAAGACAAAATGTTCCTGATTTAATAAGGGCGTTTAACAAACTTAAAAAAGTGATGCCCAATGTTAAGCTTTTAAAAATCGGTGAATCACAAAGTAACGATGCACGTGTGGAACTTTTAAAGTTAATAAAACAGCAGGATCTGGTTGACGATGTGATATTTGCAGGTTACGTAGCAGAACCGGAAATGCCTGAATGGTACAGTGCTGCTGATCTGTTGGTGTACCCATGTGAATATGCAGGTTTTGGTCTTCCACCACTTGAGGCAATGGCATGTGGAACTCCGGTCATAACATCAAACACAACTTCACTTCCCGAGGTTGTTGGAGAAGCTGGGATCATGCTGGATCCACACGACAATGAAAAACTCTCAAAGGAGATGTACAGGGTTTTAAACGACGAAAAACTAGCAGATAATCTAATACAAATGGGATTAGAAAGGGCAAAACTATTTGATTGGGATGAATCAGCCCAACAAACAATGGAAGTTTACAGATCAATGGAAAAGGGCAGGTAATAAAATATGGATATTGGAATTGTTCATCCCGAGTTAATATATCCAAGGGGTGCCGAAAAACAGCTTTGCAAATTAAGCTACCATTTAAATAAAATGGGAAACAACGTCACAATTTACACCTTTGAGAAGAATGACAACTACATATTCGATCCCCTCCTAGAAAATATTGAAATAATCTCTTTAAACAAGAAATGGGCAGTTAACTATCTTTTTGGCTTCAACAACGTTAGATGGAATCAAATGATCAAAAAGTTAGCAAGCAAAATAGGAGATCATGATGTTATAAACGCCCATAACCATCCTGCACAGTGGATATCTAGCTACACAGAAACACCCACAGTTTGGATGTGTAACGAACCATATTACTATGGTGGATCCAAATTAAACAATTACTTCCTTGATAAGGATAGGCAGCTAAGTTCCAATGTGAAGCTTACACTGGCCTTCAACCAGAGAATGAAAGATATCATCAGGGAAATGTATCCCGATAACAAAAAGATGGAATTAACTGGATCCGGCGTGGATCTGGAGAGAAAAATTCAACATGAAAACAATGAATACTTTGATTCAATATTTGTAGGGCCATTATATCCTAGAAAACGACAGCTTGACATTATAAAAGCTTTTGGAAAGATTAAAGATCGTATTCCCAATTCGAGACTTCACTTTGTAGGTGGTGAAGTTGGAATTTTATCAAAAAAATATAAAAGGACACTGATACAAACAGCAGCTGAATATCAGGTTGATATCATGTTCTATGATTCCATATCTGATGAAGAGTTGTACAAACTCTACGATACTGCAGATATCTCAGTATTTGTTCCAGAATATGAACCTTGGGGCATATTTCCATTAGAAACAATTTTAGGGGGAATAACAACCATAATTTCAGATGAATGTGGAGTTAAAGAGGTTCTTCCCGATGATAGTATGGTTGTTGAAACAGGAAATATTGAAGAACTCTCAAATAAAATATTAGATGTTCATGAGAACATGGAACATTACAGAAACTGGACTAAAAAGGCCTCTAAATTAATAGCAGAAGAATATTCCTGGAAGGCCTATGCAAAGAGAATGGAAAATTTCTTTAAAAATGTTATTACAGACTAATAATGGCCTAGACCATCATAAGTAATCAATAATTACTTTATATTTATTTTAATCCTAACTTTACTGGTCACTGTCTTTTTTTATAATTCTTTTAAAAATCTCAAGATCTTCTCTAGAAATTATCCTGGTCACTATCATGAGAACCAAGAATAAAACTACTCCTGCAACTAATGCAATTATCCAGTTAATGTTCAATCTGAGGAAGTAGGTCACTGTTAACACCAACACACTCACAGTTATTGTTTTCAAGAAGTTGTTGACCCATGATATGCTGCTGAAGTATTTTGAGATGTAGATGATCATGAGGCTGAATCCAGTAACTTCTGTAATCACAGTTGCTACCGATGCACCTACGTAACTGTAGTGGGGAATCAGTACCAGATTTAATGCAACATTTATAATTGCATTTATAGCTGTTACAATTAGAAGAATTCTTTGTTTGTTAATTGCACCTAAAATATTTCCAAACAGGTAGGTGATGAAGATCACAGGCACAACAAATATCAAGGCTTGTAAAGCAAAGATGGATGCATCGTAACCTGATCCATAGATAATGTATATTATTTTATCTGCAAATAACAGCACAAACACGAAGAAGAACATTGCAATGGCAAACAAATACTTCACAGACTTCTCATACTCAACCTTCAACAGCTCCCTGTTGGATTCATAGTGCTGAGACATCAAAGGAAATATTGATATTAGGAATACATTTGGTAAAAACATCAAAACAAATATTAGCTTGTAGGCAGCGTTGTAAATTCCAACAGCAGAATTGTTAACCATAATTGAAAGCATAAAAGAATCGATGTAAAAATAGATAACAACCAAAATACTTGAAACTCCAAAGTAAAACGACTCTTGCAACGTTAATTTCCAAAAGCTAAAATCTAATTGGATACTCGGCATGAAAAACCTTTTTGAGAATATGATGAATGTGGCAATTAAAACTAAAAGACTGGAGAAGAAGTACACCGATGACAGTACCACAATATCTAAACCCCTGTAAATAACCAGTAAAATACCTGCAATCATGATAACAGCGTTTAATACGATGGTTAATGAGAGATACTCCATTTTTTCGTACGCTTGGAATATTGAATTGAAAATTCCTGTAAATGCAGTCATTATAACAGACAAAGTAATAATATAAATTACATTAGCAACTGTTTGAGGATAACCCACAATATAAACAAGTAATCCTATAACTCCAAAGGTTAACAACGATAAAAAGAGTTTCATAACTGCAGTGTTTCCAATATACTTATCGGCGAGGGACTTATCACGTGAAACTTCTCTGATTGTGAGTGTTGCAAGTCCAAAATCAGTTAACACTCCAAATATTCCTGTAATAGACAGGGCAAGTGAGAGAATTCCAAACCCTTCCACACCAAGGTACCGGGCTGTGTAAAGTGTGGTGAAAAATCCCAGAAGATAACTCATTAAATTTGCAACTAAAAGGACCGTTGTATTTTTTGCTAAAGTACGTTCTGAACCCATGTTACAACCCAACAAATTTTAAAGCTTTCAATACTATTCTAGGTGCAAATTATAAATATCTTTCAAATTATGCTCTGAAAATCCAAATAAAATAATTACTCTGGGATATATAGGATCCAAACAAATAATTTAATCCCATTGAATTAATTAAGAGGAATAAACATTCACAAAATATATTCAGTGGTTAGTTATAATTAAATCTAAACCCTATTGGTTTTTACATTTATTGAATATTTAATTTAACAACCTCATCAACATTTAGGATTAAAAACTTAAAGCACTTTGTATGATCGTTTAATTATGGATAAGTATTAAATAATTATTTAAGAAAATAAAGTTTTAATCTAGTTTCATTTATTTTAGGATGGTCTATTTGATGATAAAAATTACAGTGGGAATAATAGCTCGTAACGAAGAAAAAAATATTTCAGAAACACTGAAAAAAGTTTTAAACCAGAGCTTGGACTGTTCAAAATATGAAGTACTGGTTGTTGATGGAAATTCCGATGACAAAACTCGTGAAATTGCAGAAAAAATTTTAAAATCCTCCAAAATAAGTTATAAAGTGTTAAACGAACATGATTTTGGTTTTTATGGTCACTGTTTTGCAAGGAATCTGGTGATAGACAACTCAGCAGAAACAGCAGATTATATAGCATACACAGATGCCGATTGTTTGGTTGACAAGAAATGGTTAGAAACACTCTACAGATCCATCTTACAATCTGATGATGATGTTGCAGGGGCAGGAGGCCCACGTTTAATTGCAAAAACTGATAACAAGACTGAAATGATCATCAATTCACTCATAACTTCTTTCATTGCATCTGGAGCTAATCCTGCATTTCACAGTAGGAATATTAAATACGTAAAAAGCATAGCCAACTACAATGCGATCTACAAAAAATCTATTATTTCCAAATTCCGTTATGATAAATCATTAATCATGTCCGATGATAATGAACTCAACTTCAGATTAAGAAAAGCGGGGTATTTGTTTCTAAATGTGCCTGAAGCTAAAATCTGGCATCACGAAACAGGATCTATTAAAGAATTTGCATCAAACATGTTCAAATACGGTGTAAACATCTCAAACACTGTAAAAAAACACCGGTCCATGATAACCATTAACGTACCATTAACAACCCTTTTCATAGCCTACATCATTCTTCTGATTCCGTTGTACTATTTTTTAGGGTTCATAACCTTGATTCCAATGGGGTTGTACATCTTATTTGCGATCCTAGTATTTTTTGAAGTGTTCATGAGAACTAAATCCTTATATTCAGTTTTAGTTTTTATACTTCTGCCTGTAGAACATGTGGCTTATGGTCTTGGAGTTTACTCCAACTTAATTAGGCACTGATTCTGCCTATAAACATATAATTTTTTTCCATTATTTTTATCATGGTACATTATTTTTTTTAGCGATAAACATACCAATAATGTTGAATAACTTTGTTATTAACAAAAAAGTTGGTGGATGATTGAAAAAAATGTTGTACTTCAAGGGTTGTGTTGTAAGGGAGAAACTTCCAGGTGTTGCCCAGGCCACAGAAAAGATTTTAAAAAAGGCAGGTGTTGATTACACTTTGCTTGGCAATGAATCTTGTTGCGGATCATTTCTAATGAGAACAGGGTTTAAAGATGAGGCAGAAGAAGTAATGAAAAACAACCTGCAAGATATTCTGGCAGCTAATGAAAAAACAATACTTGTATCTTGTTCAGGCTGTTACAACACTTTAAAAAATGATTACAAAGCTTTATTTGATGTTGAATTAGATGTGATTCACACATCCGAGCTTGTAAAAGAACTCTTGGTTAAAAACAAGATTCACGTAAATTCAACAGAAAAAACTGTGACCTACCATGATCCATGCCACCTTGGCAGACATTCTGGAATATATGAAGAACCAAGGGATGCCATTAAAGCAAGTGCTGATCTTGTGGAGATGAAACGAAATAGGGAAAGGTCAAGATGCTGTGGTGCGGGATCAGGGGTTAAATCTGCATTTCCAGAACTTGCATTGGAAGTTGGTTGTAGAAGAATTCAGGATGCAGAAGAAGTTGGTGCTGACATTTTAGTTACAACCTGTTCATTTTGTATATTGAACCTTGAAAATGCACTTGAAAAAACTAAAAACCAAGGCGAAAATGGATCTGTGGAGCGTGTAATGGATCTTACAGAACTGATACTCATGGGGATGGAAAAATGAAACAGTCTGAGATCAAGGCAATGAACAGGTCCTTTGGAATACTTGACGGGAGAAAGTCCAATATACTCCACAGCAAACGCACAGAGGAACTTAAAGAACGTGTAAATCAGATAAGGAAATTTTCCATTGATAATATGGAAGAACTGGTTTCAAGGGGAATTGAAAAACTTGAAGAAAATGGTGTGGAAGTTGTGACTGCTGATAAACCAGAAGATGCCCTTGAAGCCATTTACTCAATAGTTCATGATCAAAGTATCGTTGCCAAGTCAAAATCTAACACAGCGGGGGAAATTGGGCTAACTGAATTTTTAGAATTCAAGGGAGTCAGTGTTATTGAAACGGATCTAGGGGACAGAATTGTGCAGTTAGATCCAAATAGCAGACCATCACATCCAATAGGGCCAGCATCACACCTTAGAATGGATGATATAGCGGTTATTTTATCCAATCATTATGGGGTGGATGTTGAACCCGAACCCAGAACAATACTCAACACAGTCAAGGATGATGTTGTTAAGAATATTTCTAAATGTAGTGTAGGAATTACAGGGGCCAATTCTGTTGCTGCAGATGATGGTTCCATAGTAACTGTTCACAACGAGGGAAATATCAGTCTGGTTTCCATGCTTGATACTCATATCATCCTAGTTGGTATTGACAAATTTGTCGAAACAATTGAAGATGCAGTGTCCGTTGTAAAACTTGAAACAATCTATGCCTCTGGTAAAACTGTGCCGGCGTACATGAACATCATTTCGTCCCCGTCAAAAACAGCAGATATAGAACAGATCCTACTAAAGAATATGTATGGATCCCGAAGAGTTGTTGTGGTTCTTTTGGACAATGGCCGGAGAAAAGCTGTTGAAGAGGGTGGGGAATGTTTGTTATGCATTGGATGTGGAAGTTGTATTGTAACGTGTCCAATATACAACGTAGTTGGGAATGATTTTGGTTACAGAAGACATCTTGGTGGTAGGGGTGTTGTATTAAGCAGCTTCATAGATGATGAAAAAACATGCAAAGATTCAGGGCTTTATCTCTGTACAATGTGTGGTCAATGTACATATGAATGTCCTGTAGGGGTGAAAACCAGTGAACTCATTAAAAAATTAAGGAACGATGCCGTAATTATGGGTCTTGCATGTGATGAGCACAGAATTATTAGGGAGAACATTAAAAAAAAGGGGTCGCCATTTTAAGTCGTAATGCAAATTTATAATATTCGACACAATGGTACCACCCACGTTGTAAAAAAACAAAATTCAAGGTTAACCAATTCTTTCTTATCTTTTTTTAAATTGAAATTCAGGGTTATAAATACATTTTCAAAGTAATTTTCGTGCCAAATATCACAAAAACTATTAGCTTCCAAGAACATAACATAAACTGAGTTCTGTTAATATGGGGATGATCTCATTGATTGATGAAGATCTTGACGAAGATGTGGATGAAACAATTCAGCATTACGCCCGCAAGAAAAGGGAAACTTCCAAAAATAAAGTATTTATGCCTGCAATAGTCATTATAATCATCTTAGTGGTATTGATAGTTTATTTCATAGTCTAAATATGTGAATTATTTACTCATATCCTAATTTTTCATTTTGAAATCAAAATAATTAATATAAATAGTATCAATCGAGTGCATCGTTGCTCACTTGTTTGATCTTATATTTACATGATAAATTATCTTATTTGGTCTATTATTATGATAATCTTTATATAATCATTAAAAGATTGCTTTTAATGGGGTTTAAATTAGTAGAAAGATTTAATATTAATGAATTAGAAGAAAAACCAGAATTTAACCTATAATAAATATTATAAAAGAAAGATCTTAAGGAAATTAGATCAATGAATATGTTAACTTAAATCAACTTTAGAAAGGTTAATTTATAGATAAATATGAATTCGAAGATGTTATAACCGGTTTAGGCGTCACGAAACGTGGAACCCTTTGCATATTGAAAGGATTCAGGAGAATCAATGAATATTCGAATTATAAAAAAGTTAGGAGAATTATGATGAATACTCATCAAAATTCATAGATTTATTGTTCTAGGTTCATCCTTCATACTATACATTGTTGCTTCAGCATCTTCAACATAAAAAACCTCAAAGTCCTCGGTTGTATATATTTTAGCAAGACCGGGCATAACTTCAAATGCTTTAGCTTTTGCATCAGTACTAGAATCAAAAACTGCTTTGCCTTGCAATCTTATCCATCGCATATCTTTTGACAAGGTACAAGCTTCAAAATAAGGATTAGACTTTAACTGATTGTATACGTTCTTTTTATTAGATGTGCAAAAATAGATTCGCTTTTGGTACTCCATAGTAAATCCGAATGGACGTACTCGGGGTTTATCTCCATCAATAGTTGCAATGTAAAATACTCCAGCGTCCTTAATAAATTTTACTATCTCATTCATCTTTTCAACTCCAATCATATAGTTTTCTATACCATAAATCTAATAATATATATAGTTTAACTTATATTTTGAACTTTAACTAACTTCAAGTTATTTATAATATAAGGAAAGCATCATGATCACAAATTAGATTTAAACTACATAGCAGATTAATATTAAAAATTTATCCTTTAAATGAGCGTTTAAATCCGTTAATTACATCCTTTGCAGATTGTATTAGGGGATGTTTCACTTTGATTGGTGTTTTCATTTTATCCAACCTTTCTATTCTGAAGTAGAGTGGTGGGTGTGGATCCCATGCTAACCATCTAAGGATATTTGATGATGATCTTTCCATTTGTAACCTGTTAAATCCTATTTTTCGAAGAGATTCAGCAAGTACTTCTGGTTGGCCTATATTCATGGCAGATACAAGATCTGCACGTGTTTCAAAGAACTTAGCAACGAAGAATATGGCCGCCATAACCACAATGATGTAAATAATTGGATTCAAAATTACCAGTGGGAAGAAAAGGGTGAACCTCAAAATAAATTCAATTGAAATGATGGAAAACAACACAACAGGGTCATGACCCTTTAAATGACCCATTTCATGACCGAGCACACTTAATATTTCATCTTCTTCAAGTTCAACCAACAAACCTGTGGTT is part of the Methanobacterium lacus genome and encodes:
- a CDS encoding flippase, producing MGSERTLAKNTTVLLVANLMSYLLGFFTTLYTARYLGVEGFGILSLALSITGIFGVLTDFGLATLTIREVSRDKSLADKYIGNTAVMKLFLSLLTFGVIGLLVYIVGYPQTVANVIYIITLSVIMTAFTGIFNSIFQAYEKMEYLSLTIVLNAVIMIAGILLVIYRGLDIVVLSSVYFFSSLLVLIATFIIFSKRFFMPSIQLDFSFWKLTLQESFYFGVSSILVVIYFYIDSFMLSIMVNNSAVGIYNAAYKLIFVLMFLPNVFLISIFPLMSQHYESNRELLKVEYEKSVKYLFAIAMFFFVFVLLFADKIIYIIYGSGYDASIFALQALIFVVPVIFITYLFGNILGAINKQRILLIVTAINAIINVALNLVLIPHYSYVGASVATVITEVTGFSLMIIYISKYFSSISWVNNFLKTITVSVLVLTVTYFLRLNINWIIALVAGVVLFLVLMIVTRIISREDLEIFKRIIKKDSDQ
- a CDS encoding glycosyltransferase family 2 protein, which encodes MRTFVVVPAYNEEKTIEKVLHDLSIMGFEFVVVDDGSMDGTNNIVKKFIEENNHGFICRHLLNRGLGAAIKTGIEASLEENADVIVTFDADGQHDPNDIYTVINPIIHQEADVCIGTRDFDDMPRSKKYGNSVMNLITMIFYGIKVGDSQSGLRAFNKKAAKAIIINSRDYGVSSEIIGEIKRQNLELKEVPMKTIYTDYTMKKGTNLFEGLKILSKLIFKLFK
- a CDS encoding glycosyltransferase family 4 protein, with translation MLEIDYINGPKSDKMFGMYKYQMEIRKRLDVILNVIEYESIMQNLEKRLTPPNNTDAKAQKKSDENSKDSGIKNFLFNQARKSVQEIDRYRYRLIVKNSIHQDNIKHLTNQELAYLLNHMDLDKTVVTCYDLIPWVYENDHGKYWKNIMTGLRKSDRIITISEFSKMEIMKELNYPEERIEIVSVAVDHKVYHPKRDKTILKRFNIPENQKTILYVGSETPRMNLDFLLKSLSKLKKTYPDFKLIKVGDPQSFGAREHFLNTIKATGLEKNVIFTGYVAEEELPKWYNAADLLVYPCLYAGFGVPPLEAMACGTPVITSNTSSLPEVVGNAGVMVDPNDTDAMSKSMFEVLTNESRKEELVQRGLKRSKLFQWDESANTTGEIYRELDQ
- a CDS encoding glycosyltransferase family 4 protein, with the translated sequence MEIDYINGVESSKIFGRSKYQMEIFGRINDVNLNIIEYKPLADILKKRLNMTPERSGAVTDNFQGGEPGRVSSFLFKTAFRMMDRMDQYRYIHEIKGKLKEENIKHITTQELAYVLKSLENYKTVLTCFDLIPWVYDNDRSYIWKENMKWMPTADRIITISEFSKNEILKYLDYPEEKIDIVYPAVDHRLYQPIKSKEILKQFNISDRDKVVLYVGSETPRQNVPDLIRAFNKLKKVMPNVKLLKIGESQSNDARVELLKLIKQQDLVDDVIFAGYVAEPEMPEWYSAADLLVYPCEYAGFGLPPLEAMACGTPVITSNTTSLPEVVGEAGIMLDPHDNEKLSKEMYRVLNDEKLADNLIQMGLERAKLFDWDESAQQTMEVYRSMEKGR
- a CDS encoding glycosyltransferase family 4 protein encodes the protein MDIGIVHPELIYPRGAEKQLCKLSYHLNKMGNNVTIYTFEKNDNYIFDPLLENIEIISLNKKWAVNYLFGFNNVRWNQMIKKLASKIGDHDVINAHNHPAQWISSYTETPTVWMCNEPYYYGGSKLNNYFLDKDRQLSSNVKLTLAFNQRMKDIIREMYPDNKKMELTGSGVDLERKIQHENNEYFDSIFVGPLYPRKRQLDIIKAFGKIKDRIPNSRLHFVGGEVGILSKKYKRTLIQTAAEYQVDIMFYDSISDEELYKLYDTADISVFVPEYEPWGIFPLETILGGITTIISDECGVKEVLPDDSMVVETGNIEELSNKILDVHENMEHYRNWTKKASKLIAEEYSWKAYAKRMENFFKNVITD
- a CDS encoding glycosyltransferase, whose protein sequence is MIKITVGIIARNEEKNISETLKKVLNQSLDCSKYEVLVVDGNSDDKTREIAEKILKSSKISYKVLNEHDFGFYGHCFARNLVIDNSAETADYIAYTDADCLVDKKWLETLYRSILQSDDDVAGAGGPRLIAKTDNKTEMIINSLITSFIASGANPAFHSRNIKYVKSIANYNAIYKKSIISKFRYDKSLIMSDDNELNFRLRKAGYLFLNVPEAKIWHHETGSIKEFASNMFKYGVNISNTVKKHRSMITINVPLTTLFIAYIILLIPLYYFLGFITLIPMGLYILFAILVFFEVFMRTKSLYSVLVFILLPVEHVAYGLGVYSNLIRH
- a CDS encoding glycosyltransferase family 4 protein; this encodes MRIGYFVGHFPYPNLVNTPDYINKYAHGGTEIAAYNLAVNMANRGNMVDVFTTSIDSKNSIELYPNMKVHRHGTSLKIASANPSIKLIYNPLNYDMDIVHAHSPIPYSDLPALLYAKRKKLPFVLTYQFDGVETGGSFARNAGVSLYNKLFIHRVLKSADTIIATTKSYAKESPFLRRYLDKIVVIPNGINIEEVTTPVTREKSREILGLPQDSEIILFFGSLVEYKGPDILLKAFKLVKNVFPTAKLIFAGRGHMDNELKETAKQMKIYDDVIFTGFVEDDEKPLYYKAADIFCLPSTTLAESFGIVNLEAMAAGLPIVSSDLGGIPDIVKNGVNGLLAKPYDFETVAKHLTKLLKNGEMREEMGQNGLKMVNNYTWDEVTTKTEKLYNKLIENH
- a CDS encoding DUF2304 domain-containing protein; the protein is MLMIYQVIAIILGILAIVLSILRFRDGKMSLGMMFVWILIWLGVIFIAIDPNSTNFLAVYTGIGRGLDFVLIIGLLLCFYLIFKMYNKIETVEEELTDLVRELALARKMGEDTKKQDKTKSSSDQI